A stretch of Imperialibacter roseus DNA encodes these proteins:
- a CDS encoding sll1863 family stress response protein, protein MKKSFIQFTAAALLFAVAISSCESPSSRAEKVEEAKEDLTQAKKDLDKATKEYLADVEKYRADAAAKVTANEKSIAGFKARIATEKEEVRADYEKKIDALEEKNSDMKKAMDDYKIEGKEKWESFKTEFSRDMDELGKAFRDLTVKNVK, encoded by the coding sequence ATGAAAAAATCATTCATACAATTTACAGCCGCAGCCCTGCTGTTTGCCGTCGCCATAAGCAGCTGCGAATCACCCTCGTCGAGAGCAGAAAAGGTGGAAGAGGCAAAAGAAGACCTGACCCAGGCGAAAAAGGATTTGGACAAGGCCACCAAAGAATACCTGGCCGATGTAGAAAAATACAGGGCGGACGCTGCCGCAAAAGTGACCGCCAATGAGAAAAGCATTGCCGGGTTCAAAGCCAGAATTGCCACGGAGAAGGAGGAAGTGAGGGCCGACTATGAAAAGAAGATCGATGCACTCGAAGAAAAAAACAGCGATATGAAAAAGGCCATGGACGACTACAAAATAGAAGGAAAGGAAAAATGGGAGTCATTCAAAACTGAATTCAGCCGCGACATGGACGAGCTGGGCAAAGCTTTCAGGGATTTAACAGTGAAAAATGTCAAATAG
- a CDS encoding lmo0937 family membrane protein: MGNLLYIIAVILLIAWAVGYIGYSTGGIIHVLLVIALIAVIFRVIRGRGI, translated from the coding sequence ATGGGAAATCTTCTTTACATCATCGCCGTCATCTTACTAATTGCCTGGGCTGTTGGCTACATCGGCTATAGCACAGGCGGTATCATACACGTGCTGCTTGTGATTGCACTTATCGCCGTCATTTTTAGGGTAATACGAGGCCGGGGTATTTAG
- a CDS encoding MlaD family protein, which yields MSDTSNKRAVIVGLFVFLGLAFLITGILMVGNLHGTFKKKMKIVTFFDDVNGLQNGNNVWFSGVKVGTVSNLRFFGKSQVEVVVNLEVKAQEYIRKDAMIKISTDGLIGNKILVIYGGTQRVGEVQEGDTLQVEKTFSSEDMINMLQENNKNVLAITSDFKAMSKALADGQGSIGKLLGETALYDNLNATVLALKQAATNAQKLTNTMNQFGANLNKEGTLAHELTTDTVIINSLRSSVAGLKQVTDTAVVFMTNLREASSNPKSPVGVLLHDEAAGAHLKETMKNLESSSFKLDEDLEAAQHNFLLRGFFKKREKAEKKAMAEEKGS from the coding sequence ATGAGCGACACATCCAACAAACGTGCAGTAATAGTAGGGCTTTTTGTTTTCCTAGGGCTCGCTTTTCTCATCACCGGCATTCTGATGGTGGGAAACCTGCATGGTACCTTTAAGAAGAAAATGAAAATCGTTACCTTTTTCGACGATGTCAACGGCCTTCAAAATGGCAATAATGTGTGGTTTTCGGGCGTGAAAGTGGGCACTGTAAGCAACCTGCGTTTTTTCGGAAAGTCGCAGGTGGAGGTCGTCGTAAACCTTGAAGTGAAAGCGCAGGAATACATCCGCAAAGACGCCATGATTAAGATCAGCACAGATGGCCTCATCGGCAACAAAATACTGGTGATTTACGGAGGCACACAGCGGGTGGGAGAGGTGCAGGAAGGAGATACTTTGCAGGTAGAAAAGACCTTTTCCTCTGAAGACATGATCAACATGCTGCAGGAGAACAACAAAAACGTGCTGGCCATTACCTCCGACTTCAAGGCCATGAGCAAGGCCCTGGCCGATGGACAAGGTAGCATTGGAAAGCTGCTCGGTGAAACCGCTCTCTACGACAACCTGAACGCTACAGTACTGGCGCTGAAGCAGGCGGCCACCAATGCGCAAAAGCTGACCAACACAATGAATCAGTTTGGAGCTAACCTAAACAAGGAAGGTACGCTGGCGCATGAGCTAACAACCGACACAGTTATTATTAATTCACTCAGGTCGTCGGTGGCGGGGCTGAAGCAGGTGACCGACACTGCCGTAGTGTTCATGACCAACCTCAGGGAAGCCAGCAGCAACCCGAAAAGCCCGGTGGGAGTATTGCTTCACGACGAGGCTGCGGGTGCGCATTTGAAAGAGACGATGAAGAACCTGGAAAGCAGCTCCTTCAAGCTAGACGAAGATCTGGAGGCTGCCCAGCACAACTTTCTGCTCAGAGGATTTTTCAAGAAGAGAGAGAAGGCTGAAAAGAAGGCAATGGCTGAGGAGAAGGGGTCTTGA
- a CDS encoding ABC transporter ATP-binding protein translates to MMDDAKQSLVQASKPVIAIQGLSKSFGDLDVLKGIDLTVMKGENMAVLGKSGSGKSVLIKILVGLLKPDNGFVKVLGEEVADLPARELDALRLRIGFSFQNSALYDSMNVYQNLAFPLTMNFRKLTKKQVDDAVMEALEAVSLADKHNQMPSGLSGGQRKRIGIARTLILKPEIMLYDEPTSGLDPVTSTEINELINEVQTRYNTSAIIITHDLTCAKNTSHRVAMLLDGKFSKVGKFEEVFDSDDEQIRSFYNYNFIS, encoded by the coding sequence ATGATGGACGACGCAAAACAAAGCCTTGTACAAGCGAGCAAACCAGTGATAGCCATCCAGGGACTGTCCAAGTCATTTGGTGATTTGGATGTGTTAAAAGGAATTGATTTAACAGTTATGAAAGGCGAAAACATGGCTGTACTGGGGAAGTCTGGATCCGGAAAGTCTGTCCTGATTAAGATATTGGTCGGTTTGCTCAAACCCGATAACGGTTTTGTGAAAGTGCTTGGAGAGGAAGTGGCCGATTTGCCGGCCAGGGAGCTCGACGCCCTAAGGTTGCGGATAGGGTTTTCGTTTCAAAATAGTGCCTTGTATGATAGCATGAACGTGTATCAGAACCTGGCTTTCCCTTTAACAATGAATTTTAGAAAGCTAACAAAAAAGCAGGTGGATGACGCTGTGATGGAAGCCCTGGAAGCAGTAAGCCTGGCCGACAAGCATAACCAAATGCCCTCAGGCCTCTCGGGTGGCCAGCGCAAACGGATTGGCATCGCCCGCACGCTGATATTGAAGCCGGAAATTATGCTTTACGACGAGCCGACTTCCGGCCTGGATCCTGTTACCAGCACTGAGATCAACGAGCTGATCAATGAAGTGCAAACCCGCTACAATACAAGTGCCATCATTATTACGCATGATCTTACCTGTGCTAAAAATACCTCACACAGAGTAGCCATGTTGCTCGATGGGAAGTTTTCCAAAGTTGGCAAATTCGAAGAGGTATTTGACTCGGACGATGAGCAGATCAGGAGTTTTTACAATTACAATTTTATCAGTTAA
- a CDS encoding MlaE family ABC transporter permease encodes MADRSPKKYIFSQGIDDYFTGVASAVKFIGRFWRELLKPPFYFREVIHQCFEIGLKSLPLITLTGFIIGVVFTKQSRPSLEDFGAASWLPSLMGIAIVRALGPLVTALICAGKVGSSIGAELGSMKVTEQIDAMEVSAINPFKFLVVTRVCATLITIPVLSFYCITVGLLGSYVNVHAEEATGFISYFKSAFSTISFLDIFASVVKALIFGFTVGMVGCYKGFHASQGTRGVGKAANQAVVLAMFLVFIEEVVVVQVSNWIRNY; translated from the coding sequence ATGGCAGATCGAAGCCCCAAAAAATACATATTCTCCCAAGGAATAGACGACTATTTCACAGGTGTTGCCAGTGCTGTCAAGTTTATAGGGCGCTTTTGGCGAGAACTGTTAAAACCACCGTTTTACTTCAGGGAAGTAATCCATCAGTGCTTCGAAATCGGGCTAAAGTCGCTACCCCTTATCACCCTCACCGGGTTTATTATCGGCGTTGTGTTCACCAAGCAGTCACGACCATCGTTGGAAGACTTTGGAGCAGCTTCCTGGCTGCCGTCGCTAATGGGCATTGCCATTGTAAGAGCGCTCGGGCCACTGGTAACTGCCCTGATTTGTGCCGGTAAGGTGGGGTCAAGCATAGGTGCTGAGCTCGGTTCAATGAAAGTAACCGAGCAAATCGACGCCATGGAAGTGTCGGCCATCAACCCATTCAAGTTCCTTGTCGTCACCAGGGTGTGTGCCACCCTCATTACCATCCCTGTTTTGTCCTTTTACTGCATCACAGTGGGCTTGCTAGGCTCTTACGTGAATGTGCACGCTGAAGAGGCCACTGGCTTTATCAGCTACTTCAAAAGTGCCTTCTCCACCATCTCCTTCCTCGACATATTTGCGTCAGTGGTCAAGGCACTCATTTTTGGGTTCACGGTAGGCATGGTAGGCTGTTATAAAGGCTTCCATGCTTCGCAGGGCACCCGTGGTGTGGGCAAGGCCGCCAACCAGGCCGTGGTGCTGGCCATGTTCCTGGTGTTTATCGAAGAGGTGGTGGTAGTGCAGGTGTCAAACTGGATAAGAAACTACTGA
- a CDS encoding PRC-barrel domain-containing protein, translated as MKSFKKDNISNKNHSGAHANLPLKFLTATSIIGDKVFNKNNEELGEIKDVMIDLGTGKIEYFVIEMGGFLGIGEKYFAVPFAFLAVDPKKQAFVINQEADTLKNAPGFDNEHWPETNSHDFDGYQSYWGSFMGVNVGYTP; from the coding sequence ATGAAGAGCTTTAAGAAAGACAATATCAGTAATAAAAATCATTCAGGAGCCCATGCTAACCTTCCGTTGAAGTTCCTGACTGCAACATCCATCATTGGGGACAAGGTGTTCAACAAGAATAACGAAGAACTGGGAGAAATTAAGGACGTGATGATTGACCTCGGCACTGGAAAGATAGAATACTTCGTCATAGAGATGGGTGGTTTCCTGGGCATCGGCGAAAAGTACTTTGCCGTCCCTTTCGCCTTCCTTGCAGTGGACCCAAAAAAACAAGCATTTGTCATCAATCAGGAAGCAGACACTCTCAAAAATGCACCTGGTTTTGACAATGAGCATTGGCCGGAAACCAATTCACACGACTTTGATGGCTATCAGAGTTACTGGGGCAGTTTCATGGGGGTAAACGTTGGTTACACGCCTTAA
- a CDS encoding catalase produces the protein MESKRKQVSSKYEETNGPVVTVATDSEMQPAGDLQGAKQLSGTSVTAFGKENLLTQAGAYGSFTVTSDITQYTNAKMFAHIGKQTKLLTRFSDEENEEDHLASKKIRGDFSIKFYTEEGDWIMTGRNTPVFFIKNPLKFSQFIQTQQVDVETDCKSPTLIWDYWSQNPESLLQVMILMSDQGIPYSYRNMHGFGLEPFAFINRARQQFWVKFHFKTMQEITDFRGQLASEMNGVDPEHAQKDLEEAIRRNNFPKWTVAVQVMTAKQADSFQWDPFDPAKIWSHSDFPLIDIGVIELNEIPDVSLSTEEQERLIHAKINTGVSNPGDQAPVEHVKPLIQQTPVAADVIPVEKQPCLLSNQPQSDSVDSNKKGSDVPENNRQEGFDYTDTNNVAPVISEGALQSRSIEHYENDEDYFSQSGVLYRKVMNEIQRERLVNNIVASMSGISGERRNKIIHLQLCHFFRVDSQLGQRLADGLEFIIDEREMAHA, from the coding sequence ATGGAGAGCAAAAGAAAGCAAGTCAGCAGTAAGTATGAGGAAACGAACGGCCCCGTAGTGACTGTGGCTACCGATAGCGAGATGCAGCCAGCGGGTGACCTCCAGGGGGCAAAACAACTTTCCGGCACCAGTGTAACTGCCTTCGGCAAGGAGAACTTATTGACACAAGCCGGTGCCTATGGCAGCTTTACAGTAACCAGCGATATCACTCAATATACCAACGCTAAAATGTTTGCCCACATAGGCAAGCAAACAAAGTTGCTGACCCGGTTCTCGGATGAAGAAAATGAGGAAGACCACCTGGCTTCTAAAAAAATTCGTGGCGACTTCTCGATAAAATTTTACACGGAAGAGGGCGACTGGATTATGACAGGGAGAAATACGCCAGTGTTCTTTATCAAAAACCCTTTGAAGTTCTCGCAATTTATTCAAACACAGCAGGTCGATGTAGAAACCGACTGCAAGAGCCCCACCCTCATTTGGGACTACTGGAGTCAGAACCCTGAGAGCCTCCTTCAGGTGATGATACTGATGAGCGACCAGGGCATCCCCTACTCCTACCGGAACATGCATGGTTTTGGTTTAGAACCCTTCGCATTCATCAATAGAGCCAGGCAGCAGTTTTGGGTAAAGTTTCACTTCAAAACGATGCAAGAAATAACTGATTTTCGAGGCCAATTGGCTAGCGAAATGAATGGCGTTGACCCGGAACATGCACAGAAAGACCTTGAAGAGGCTATCAGGAGAAACAACTTCCCTAAATGGACTGTGGCTGTTCAGGTAATGACCGCAAAACAGGCCGACAGTTTCCAATGGGATCCCTTTGACCCGGCTAAGATTTGGAGCCACAGCGACTTTCCGCTTATTGATATCGGTGTGATAGAATTAAACGAAATTCCCGACGTGAGCCTGAGTACAGAAGAACAGGAAAGGCTTATCCATGCTAAAATTAATACGGGTGTTTCCAATCCTGGTGATCAGGCACCGGTTGAACATGTCAAACCCCTGATACAGCAGACACCAGTTGCGGCAGATGTCATTCCAGTTGAAAAGCAGCCCTGCCTGCTCTCAAATCAACCTCAAAGTGATTCTGTTGATTCAAATAAAAAAGGAAGCGACGTTCCCGAAAACAACCGACAGGAAGGATTTGACTACACAGATACCAACAATGTAGCGCCGGTAATAAGTGAGGGCGCTCTCCAATCACGTTCAATAGAACACTATGAGAATGATGAGGATTATTTTTCGCAATCTGGCGTATTGTATCGCAAAGTGATGAATGAAATTCAGAGAGAGCGCCTTGTGAATAACATTGTGGCTTCTATGAGTGGCATCTCCGGCGAGCGGAGGAATAAAATTATTCATTTGCAGCTGTGTCATTTTTTCCGTGTCGACAGTCAGCTTGGACAAAGACTCGCCGACGGCCTTGAATTTATCATTGACGAGAGGGAAATGGCCCACGCATAA
- a CDS encoding YtxH domain-containing protein has translation MNSGKILVGILASLAAGAAIGVLFAPEKGTLTRKKISDKKDEFSSELEEKFNLLVTGVTEKYDKVSNEVKALAKAGTEKTEQLLKDAAANGVKL, from the coding sequence ATGAACTCAGGAAAAATTTTAGTAGGCATACTAGCCAGTCTTGCGGCCGGCGCTGCCATAGGCGTATTGTTCGCTCCGGAAAAGGGCACATTGACCAGAAAGAAGATTTCGGACAAGAAAGACGAGTTTTCCAGCGAGCTGGAAGAGAAATTTAACTTACTGGTGACTGGCGTGACTGAAAAATACGATAAAGTAAGTAACGAAGTGAAGGCACTTGCCAAGGCCGGAACCGAAAAGACCGAACAGCTTTTAAAAGATGCGGCTGCCAACGGGGTCAAACTGTAG
- a CDS encoding AI-2E family transporter gives MDLNVKLPSYVKVAMLLVGLYLVVSILSIIRPIILPVIYAVLISILVSPAVHFLVRKKINRTFSVAVVLLITILLIGGLLFWISLQLNKFGESWPQLTSKFQQLTNDSVKWTSGYFSISTRDINAWISDGKSDLIDNSGAAIGTTIVTMGGILAVVLLTPVYTFMILNYEPHLVEFIHRLFGIIHDKNVSEILIEVKSIIRRYLVGLSAEFMIIVVLNALGLFILGIDYPILLGIVGALLNIIPYIGGLVGVAIFMLVAFATKSPVYVVYVVGLYALIQFVDNNYIIPKVIGGQVKLNPLICIIAVIVGAALWGIPGMFLSIPFAAILKLTFDRIDSLRPWGFLMGDTTPLPPEVVPKTD, from the coding sequence ATGGATCTCAATGTAAAATTGCCTTCCTACGTAAAAGTGGCGATGCTACTCGTAGGTCTTTATTTAGTGGTGAGCATACTGTCCATTATCAGGCCCATCATTCTACCCGTTATCTACGCAGTACTCATATCCATATTGGTAAGCCCTGCCGTTCATTTTTTGGTCAGGAAGAAAATTAACCGAACTTTTTCTGTCGCCGTGGTTTTGCTGATCACCATTTTGCTCATCGGAGGGTTGCTCTTTTGGATTTCCCTGCAGCTTAACAAATTTGGAGAATCGTGGCCGCAATTAACAAGCAAATTTCAACAGCTCACCAACGACTCAGTGAAGTGGACCTCAGGTTATTTTTCAATCAGCACCCGGGATATAAATGCCTGGATTTCGGATGGCAAGAGCGATCTTATTGACAACAGCGGGGCAGCCATCGGCACCACCATTGTCACCATGGGAGGTATCCTTGCAGTAGTGCTCCTCACACCTGTTTACACCTTTATGATATTGAATTATGAACCTCATCTGGTGGAATTCATTCACAGGCTCTTCGGTATCATTCACGACAAAAACGTAAGCGAAATCCTTATAGAAGTGAAATCCATCATTCGCAGATACCTGGTGGGGCTTTCTGCTGAGTTCATGATCATTGTCGTGTTAAACGCCTTGGGCTTGTTTATCCTTGGCATAGATTACCCGATATTACTTGGCATCGTCGGCGCATTGCTGAACATTATACCTTATATAGGGGGGCTTGTTGGTGTGGCCATATTTATGCTTGTTGCATTTGCCACCAAGTCACCTGTTTATGTGGTGTATGTAGTAGGGCTTTACGCTTTGATCCAGTTTGTCGACAACAATTATATTATTCCTAAAGTAATTGGCGGGCAGGTGAAACTCAACCCTCTTATCTGTATCATTGCCGTTATTGTGGGAGCGGCTTTGTGGGGCATTCCAGGCATGTTTCTTTCTATTCCATTTGCAGCCATTCTCAAGCTGACCTTCGACCGGATAGATTCCCTCCGGCCCTGGGGATTCCTTATGGGTGATACCACGCCACTGCCGCCCGAGGTAGTGCCAAAAACAGATTGA
- a CDS encoding ion channel, which translates to MNYFVFILGIILLLVAATDLTVTSLSVRGAGFITKRLSKAIWRVMLAINKRVGSGKYLELGGAIILISILINWLFMIWFSTSLLFISQPESLMNVETNSSTTIINKIFYAGYTLSNLGLGDMEPVSPFWDLVTAVLSFVGLIQISIAITYFIPVVSAEIVKRKISVYITTLGCSVEEILLNHWNGKDFKELEQPFMSLTESIILHAQNHKAYSVLHYFHSSDRKEAFVLNITNLDEVLTALLFSIPVELRPSRSVLNGIRKAISSYLVTLPATFVVPGEETPPLNSLSALEKNGIKVSHSAPIDLEYEKLTTRRRLLLSLIKDDGWEWCDLQAGSYDHEMSVIK; encoded by the coding sequence ATGAACTATTTTGTATTTATCCTGGGCATTATTCTGCTCTTAGTTGCCGCTACTGATTTAACCGTAACGTCGTTGTCGGTGCGTGGGGCAGGGTTTATTACCAAACGCTTATCTAAGGCCATTTGGAGAGTGATGCTGGCCATTAACAAAAGAGTGGGCAGTGGAAAATATTTAGAACTTGGTGGAGCAATCATATTGATTTCAATTCTCATCAATTGGTTGTTTATGATTTGGTTTTCGACTAGCCTTTTGTTTATCAGTCAGCCCGAATCCTTGATGAATGTTGAGACAAATTCGTCTACCACAATTATTAACAAAATATTTTATGCAGGTTACACGCTGTCTAATTTGGGATTGGGCGACATGGAGCCTGTTTCACCTTTTTGGGATTTAGTCACCGCAGTTCTTTCGTTTGTTGGCCTGATTCAAATCTCCATTGCTATTACTTATTTCATTCCGGTGGTTTCAGCTGAAATAGTGAAAAGGAAAATAAGCGTCTATATTACAACCCTCGGCTGTTCTGTGGAAGAAATTCTGTTAAATCATTGGAATGGGAAGGACTTTAAAGAGTTGGAACAACCCTTTATGAGTCTAACCGAATCAATAATTTTACACGCCCAAAATCACAAAGCTTATTCGGTGCTGCACTATTTTCACTCTTCTGACAGAAAGGAAGCTTTTGTGCTCAATATCACCAACCTGGATGAGGTACTTACAGCCCTTCTGTTTAGCATACCAGTGGAACTACGGCCATCTCGCAGTGTGCTCAATGGGATAAGAAAAGCCATTTCAAGTTATCTTGTAACGCTACCTGCCACCTTTGTAGTGCCAGGTGAAGAAACACCACCGTTAAACTCACTTTCTGCCTTAGAAAAAAACGGAATTAAGGTGAGTCACAGCGCACCTATAGATTTAGAGTATGAGAAACTGACGACCAGGCGTAGGTTATTATTGTCGCTTATCAAAGATGATGGATGGGAATGGTGCGATCTTCAGGCGGGAAGCTACGACCATGAAATGAGCGTGATCAAATAG
- a CDS encoding response regulator produces the protein MKTEKRIKVFLVDDDAVFLKSLEIEFMNTGSFIVETYATGERCLENLANAPDVIVLDYHLDGIDKNAMNGVKTLDKIKASNPDIPVLMLSSQDKIEVAINCMHHKAFDYVVKSETAFIRMQKIITGIMQLKKVERQLSWYMERM, from the coding sequence CTGTGTTCCTGAAGTCACTGGAAATAGAGTTCATGAACACGGGCAGTTTCATAGTGGAAACCTATGCGACGGGCGAACGCTGCCTTGAAAACCTGGCAAATGCACCTGATGTAATTGTTTTAGATTATCACCTGGATGGAATTGATAAAAATGCCATGAACGGAGTGAAGACCCTGGACAAAATTAAGGCATCAAATCCCGATATCCCTGTGCTTATGCTGTCTTCGCAGGATAAAATTGAAGTGGCGATAAACTGCATGCACCACAAGGCATTTGACTACGTAGTAAAAAGCGAAACGGCCTTTATACGCATGCAGAAGATCATCACCGGTATCATGCAACTCAAAAAGGTAGAAAGACAATTGAGCTGGTATATGGAAAGGATGTAG